The following nucleotide sequence is from Diospyros lotus cultivar Yz01 chromosome 3, ASM1463336v1, whole genome shotgun sequence.
ACCACACGTGGGTCATCCATCGGTAGTTTTcccttttacaaatttattattgtaatcgAATAACAACAGCTCTAAAATTCACTAATCACGTAAGTTTTATTCATTAGATCAAATAACAATAGTTGATAAGTTATCGAGTGTGTGAGAAGTTTATCTTTTATTACAAATTGTATTTAGATAACTttatttgactttttataagtccgataatttatttgataaaataaataatatatattttttgtcataagaataaaaaataaaaatagaaataaataattaaactaatgtagtctctcaataaataatttaatggtGATATTTGGAGAGAAATGTTCTCTTGCTTGCCGCGCGGGGAGAGAGGGGAAATgtttctctctaattttgttCGCGTTGTGTAAACATTATTTTGTCCTATTTCGAATATTTGAGTTAAAACTTGTGAGGGGATGTAGGCTTAATTGTCATAAAtcactttatttaatttttagtatttgaaGAGTAATTCATTATATTTGAGTcagattaaataaatttataatagtaCCAATAAAATTAGGTGGctttaatttgaaatatatttaattgtaTTAATAGAACataaatgtcattaaaaaatatttacacgACATCGATTGTCAAAGAACTAATTATTTcacattaaaagaaaaaacagaagaaaCTACGGTGAAGTGAAGTGACGTGGCTTGGGTTCTTATTTTGTTGTGGCGGAACCAATCGGGGCCTGCCACGTACGCGTCAACCTCGGCGACCTCGCGTCGCCACCGCGCGATCGATCGATCGATCTTGCACCGACATCACAAGCTAATCGTGCTGGCGACACGTGTCCTTCATTCCACCGGCTGTAGCCGGTTCAGTAGGGCTCAGCCCACCGGTGCTTCCAGTAAAATCACCGCTGGAATTCCCGCTTTGTATATGAAGCTGATCCATTCTCCTTACGGCTCTCGCTGTGCCGAAGATCGCGTCACGAAACCCTTCTCTCTTCACCTTCTGATTCTAAGGTCCGTATTTGTTtttctccttttatttcttctttaacGTTTCCTTGTGTATTTTTCAATGTCAACTATTACAGTACAATTGCTTGAACTATGCTAGTCCCGAACTTCTCcatttcattttgagttttttgttgGTAATTTTCCCGTTTGGTACTTCGATCTCTCAACTTGAGTTGTTGCTTAGTCTTCAATTGTTGAAAATCGTGTGCTTTATTGGCGGAGGTTTCTTATATTACGCCTCTTGCTGAAACATTTTTGAGTTTGATCGCGCGTTCTAGATTCTGACTTGTTGAGATAAAGTTtggattttagtttttaattaatggATTATGTAGTTAATTCTTTTACTTCTTGAGTCGATTCTTATGTTTTACGCCTTTTGGATGTACAGGGATTCTGGATTTTGCGCGGCgtttgttttgttctttcttgTTAGCTAAgttgaaaattagggtttatgGAGATGTTTGGGATTTCTTGTTTTTGATGAAGGCATGCTAATTTTGcgtttctaattttcttttagGCGTGATTTCTGCATTGCTTTGGGTGGATTTTGATCTCCAATTCTTAATTTAAGTTTTTAGCTGACAAGGTTTCTGGCTGTTATGTTTTCCAGTTGATTTTAGATCCTGAAATTTTTCCAGCGGTTAGAAGGAATAAAACATCAATAATGCTTAGGTCAGTGAAGAACTCTTGAACTTATTGTTTTACTGCAATAATCAGATGTTGATTGCCCTTTAGACAAGTTTTGACATGTTATTTGGTTGGATAGGGTAATTATGTCACATTTCGTTATTGGGGATTCTGGAGCTGTAGTATAGGGGCTTCATGAGTTTAAATTGTTGTGTCAGTTGAGGAATTTGATCCTGTTATTTGATAATAGAGCTGTAAGTGCTGGCTTTGGAGAGCTATCTAGATCCCAGTCACCAGGCAGTAGTGCCCCCCATGGCACCTTCCCGAGTGGCTGGAGGTTTAGTGCATTCATCTTCTAGTTCTGGCATCTATTTCCAGGGTGATGAGCAGTCTCAGGGGGTTGGAAATTCCCACTTGAGCTCATCATTTGGAAACTCATCGAATTCGATCCCAGGACTTTCAGATCTGGGCCCTGCTTCTGGAGATGCAAGTAATTCGGTCTTGAACAGCGCAGGGAGCTCGGGCCCAAGTGTGGGGGCAAGTTCCTTGGTTACGGATGCCAACTCAGGGCTTTCAGGAGGTCCTCATCTCCAGAGAAGTGCCAGTATCACCACAGATTCTTACATGCGACTACCTGCATCACCCATGTCATTTTCATCAAATAATATAAGCATTTCAGGTTCATCTGCTGTGGACTGCTCCTCAGTAGTACAACAGAGCACCAATCAAGATCCAAGCTCCCGAGACTTGTTGCAGAATCAGCTGCAGCAAGGGGCTTCTAGTGCAACATCGTTGCCAACATCACGAATGGGCCCAGTTTCACTTCCCAATGGGCCACGGGGCCCTGGCTCTTTTGTTCTGGATCCCAATCATATTACCCAGCTGCAGAAAAAACCCCGGTTGGATAATAAGCAGGAAGCTATTATGCAGCAACAGTTTCTACAACAGCTACTGCAGAGACAGGACTCCATGCAGTTACAAAACCATAATCCTCAGTTGCAAGCCTTAATTCATCAGCAAAGACTGCGGCAACAGCAGCAACAGCAGCAACAGTTTCTGCAGTCTATCCCACCAGTGCAGCGAGCCCACTTATTGCAACAGCAGgagcaacagcagcagcagcagttgAGACAACAGCTTCAACAGCAGGGGGTGCAGCCTATATCTTCTATAAAGCGGCCTTATGACAATGCCATATGTTCTCGTCGGCTCATGCAGTACTTATATCATCAGCGCCAAAGGCCCCCTGTGAGTTTGTCTCTTGTTGACTGCAACTATCAGAACTTACTTTTTTcgttttttatgtttttccaCTTTGGAGATGTTCTtaaattttccctttttgttcATCTGTAAACGCATTGAAGATTTGTTCATTTAGAGTCACAATCTCAGTTTTGTCTCTATGTAGTTTCTTTGGAGCTTAAGGTGTGATCTGACACTGTaatgatgtgatttaatttgataGGACAATGCCATTCTCTATTGGAGGAAGTTTGTTGCAGAATATTACTCCCCTCGTGCCAAAAAAAGATGGTGCTTGTCATTGTATGATAATGTTGGGCATCATTCCCTGGGTGTTTTCCCCCAGTCAACCGTGGTCAGTTTTATTATCGTCAACTTATGATATTTATGCATAATAAGCTCAACTTTGAACTGATAAAATACTAAATACATGCCCTTTTTCTCTGCTATATTAATGGAACAGCAATAGCTATAGGCACGTGTTTTATTTTGCTAAACATTTATTCATCTGTGGTTGGATATAGGTGATGCACACTGTAATAAGCTGTCCAAATGCTTTCTCAAATACCATGCATATTGTTTTTAACATGGCCATCTTTGGCCCTTGATTTTTACCGGAAATCTGGAAATCTATTCTCGCAGAGTTATTGAATCTTGTTATCCTGGTAAAGGGGTTATACAATGGCAACAAAGCAGTATGTGTCTGTATAATATACTAATCTTGGCAAAAAATTAATATGGTTTAAGTCAGTGTTCGACTGAATTTTCTTATTTGACAAAACATGTATCCATATGTTTGTGCACTCCTGGATACATGTGTGATGTGTTTGTGCACTCCTGGATGCATGGCTATCATGCAATATgtttatctttaatttattttctcctcACACGCATAGGTTTCCATTTATCAGTAACAAAATTGCTTAGGTGCTTGTACTTTTCTGTTCAGGATGCTTGGCAGTGTGACATTTGTGGTTCAAAATCTGGAAGGGGTTTTGGTAAGTGAATCAGGAGTATGTTTGCTGATGAATGGCGtacttttatgttttcaattttcgtCCAACGCTTGTTACTAAATTGCTGTCAAGATGTGGTTAATAAACTACTTTTATACTTTAGATCTACACTCTACCTGTATGTGCGactgtgtatttttttttataaataaagtgcTGAGTAAAGAAAGTGCCTCATGTGGGGCCTTTTGTAAAAGATTATTAGTATTCATCCTCAAGTATTTCAATCTGGAGTTTCTCATTTATATGTCTTTTCTTTTGGAACAATGAACTATTGTGTGCTTAGCTTGTAGGTGTCTTCCAGAATTTACATTAGGATCACTTAAAATCTGGAAGTTTTTCATTGATAcatctttcttttttggtgACGAACTATTGTGTTCTTAGCTTGTGTATTTTGGGTTCCTTACTTTTTTCTTCGTGGTGGTGGATCTTGACAGAGGCAACTTTTGAAGTGCTTCCTAGGCTTAATGAAATCAAATTTGGAAGTGGTGTCATTGATGAACTTTTGTTCCTGGACTTGCCACGTGAATTTAGATTTCCTTCTGGAATAATGGTGTTGGAGTATGGGAAAGCAGCTCAAGAGAGTGTGTATGAGCAAATTCGTGTTGTTCGTGAGGGTCAGCTTCGTATTGTTTTTGCCCCTGATTTAAAGGTTAATTAAACATTATGTAGCTTGTAATTTTTGCCAGTATTCTTTCTTCTAGATTTAACCAGTTGGCAATTCTGAATCCCTTTGTCAGATATTATCTTGGGAATTTTGTGCATGCCGCCATGAAGAACTCCTTCCCCGTAGGTTGGTGGCACCACAGGTACAATTTGTATTTCGTAACCTCTTGCCTGACTAAGTCCTTTTATTAAACaagatttgtatttttaaacCTAGATGTCTTGATAACCTTATTCTATCCAATTGTTCATGTTGTGGAGCTAATTCATTAAATGAAGATATTAGAATACAACCATGATTTTCCAAAAGACAGAAAGAAACAATAACATGATAACATGCAAAATGGGCAATTCTTATAGCACAACTAATATGAAAAGCGAATAAACTGATTAATGCTGGCCTACTGCTAGTCCTTCTCAATGGGTGTAGAATTGGACGAAGGGATCTCAGCCTATTTTGGGTAATTATTAATGAATTCCACCTTCACCACATTCCcagcaaataaagaaaaagggtATCGACTTAATAATGTAAATATGCCTGAGGCATGTCTAAATCACAATATGTGACCTTATGTCCTATGTTGGTAAGTACatattaagaataagatttGTATAAAAAGGTGGTGTAGTTAGTTTGTTTGCTACACTTTCTAGCTCTTGTAGGTTATATCCTAAGGGTCAAAAACTCAAGGCAGCCCATTGAGGGACCTGACCCTAGCACACTCCAATACTACGGGTAAGATAGCATAAGCCTTAGGagtctatttttctccaaaattaaaaccAGAACCGAAGCACGAGATTTGGCTACGAACAATTTAAGAAACTTCAACCCTCATCTATTAACGATGGTGGGGCCAATTGAGGCTGAAGGATGGATGATgcaagtaaataaatttttactttgGACATTCAAAAAGTAAATATAGAAACTTTCATACTTGAAGGAGATGTCAGATACTGATGAAAACTTTCATACTCTGTAGAAGTTTCAGGACTTTTTCATTGATAAATTCTTTTCAACCTACTTGTTTtcatagttattaaaggcgcaaGGCGCAATAAGGCACAAAGGGGTCCTGGAGCCCAAGGCGAGAGGTGCGAGGTGCGAGGTGCGTTCCAGGCAAAGGCGGGGCACactgagaaaaaaatataatttaataaaatataggCAAATTAAAaggatgaaaacaaaatataataaattaacaagtATTCATCATCAATTTCAAACATAAACAATtcataatcaaacaaaaaaaatcaagaaaataaacacaacaataataacatccaacatcaatcatcatcaatcataagatgatcttcttgatcatcatcatcatcatcatcatctaaatTATAGTTGTCACTTCCAAAGTCTTCCCCTTCTTTATATTCttcttcaaaatcaatatcTTCCTCCTCATCTCTAAATGTTAGAGGAGTACTAATCTTTGACTGAGaagaatattataaaatttcgattataaaaagaaacctgaaaattaaaatgtataattttggaaaaaaaaaaaataagaactcaGATGAACTAATACCCAAAGTTGTAAAGGGAAAAATATTAATCTTTGACTGAGAAgaagattataaaattttgattataaaaagaaacctgaaaattaaaatgtataattttgaaaaaaaaaaaaaaagaactcagATGAACTAATACCCACAATTGTAAAAggcaaaatattgaaaaagaaaaataaaacaaaaggtaaaaaaaatttggccgcaTTTCCccttaataatattgataatctttaatttttaagaaaaaaatcaaagagagagagagagaaccgaaatagaagaaaaaaagaatgagaGGAATGAGATgacagagaaagaaaaacataccTATTTCAGTTGTAGCCGCTCTTTCTTTGATGCCGGCCGGCCAATCTTGTCAGAAGAAGTGTAAATTGCTCTCTAGTGTCGCAAGAAGGAAGAGAGGCTTTTAGGGCTTTAGGCCTATCTCCATCGGGTATTTAGGGCTGGGTTTTTTCaccttttttacttttaaaaaatatatatatatattaaagatatGAGAGGTGCACCTCCTACGTGCCTCTCGCCTCTACTGAGGTGCACACCTCAACAAATAGGTGCGCACCTCTTTAAGGTCGCCTCGCCTTGGGGGGTCTAAGGCGTAGGGGCAGGCACTAGCCAAAAAGGAAGAATTCCTAGAACTTCAACAGGGGGAAGATCAAATTGTGGCCCAATATGAACTTGGTTTTCTAAACTTTTACGATTGGCACCTCAACTGGTGGCTAATGAAGAAGAGAAGCTTTGAGTTTCCAACAGGGGTTAAAACTCAAATTGTTTCCTTGAGCATCCCTCTTTGTCCATGTGACCTGTTCTGAAATGGTTGAACAAGTGATGATAATTGAGATTGACTTGAACTCCAAAGAAAGATGAAGTTCTCAAAAGGACAACAATGTAAGATATTTCAATACTCAACTTTTAAACCTAAATGTAGACCAAATTTAgcaaagaaaaatttcaagaaggTGGCAGAGACTTTCCAAGTGTATAGGAGGCCACATGAAACAAGTTAGTGCTATTGGCTTTGTGGGGGCTTGTTTTAAGTGTGGACAACAAGGCCACCAAATTTGAGATCTATTCACTGCTTTGATGAAGGAAAAACATCTTGGATGGTTGATGCAAACAACCAAGTCATGACATAGAGGGAGTGTGGGAAGGAGGAATTAGCTCTATACATTACTAGATGTTTAGCTTGTCAACAAGGTAGACCATTGATGGTTTGCTAGGCTGCTACAACTATTAGACATTCCTTAATGGAAGTGAAAGCATATGATCATGGGTTCTGTAATAGGTCTACGAAAAGCCTAACAAGGTCATAATGCAATTTTGGTAATTCTAAATACCTACATCTTCATTCAGTTGGCTAGGGCATACTTAGAGGAGATTATAATTGCATGGTGCACCAGTAAGCATCACGTCCAATTGTGACCAACGCTTCACATTTCGATTTTGGAGCAATTTACAATGAAGTTTGGGAACAAAACTAAGTTTTAGGGCAATCCATCATCCGCTAATTGATGGTCAATTTGAATTAACCATTCAAATTCTAGAAGACGTGATAAATCTTGGGCTAACATCAGCttataaatcaattaaataaaactaaaagaatGAATGTGGCTAacaatttttattctttcttataCAAAAGAGTGCATTAATGGTTCAATAATGGCTCCCAAATTGCTGCACCTATATATAAGCTAACAGCCACATAGAAgaagtaaaaagaaagaaagaaaaaggaaacaagcATATATTGTTAATGCATCCGCAATTAACCAAATATGATTATGACCTTGCTTGGTTTTCGGTAAACCTACTACAAATGCATGTTCATATGTGACTactttcatttattaattttcagtGATTGTAGTTGTTTTGTCAGTGGTTGATGGTTTACCTTGTTGACAAACTAGGCATTTAGTAATGTATTAGCATATATTCCTTTTGTACTGGGCCACCAATACACTTTCGTCAACCCAGTATACATTTCCGTTCCATTAGGATGTATAGTGAGTTCAATGGTCTTCATCCATAATTTACTTGGCACACATAATCAATTGTGGAGTTTGAGTGTGCCATCCTTAGATGTTTCAAATTGAGTTGTTTAGGGGTTATTCTATTCAtgtttcagttttcagttttgagttttaaattcatttttagttttgtattttgagtgtctattttaaTATTGCCAAAAACACATTCTTTTTGTCTATAATTTTCCGCGTTGTGGAAATTTTGAGcatgtttgtgatgaaaaaagCCAAAAcgactttttgttgttttgagttttctttacaaattttttccttgttttcaaaaatgcgtttttgaaaatatgaaaataaacatgttttaactgttttgaaaaattgaaaattaaaatcagcttgaaaacaacaaagagaacagggCCTTACCTTCTGTTCTGTGATTCCTTCAATTTTTTGCAAATGTGGATCACTTTCTTGATTTTGCTTTAATTGTGTTACCA
It contains:
- the LOC127796673 gene encoding probable transcriptional regulator SLK2 isoform X2, which translates into the protein MKLILDPEIFPAVRRNKTSIMLSAGSSGPSVGASSLVTDANSGLSGGPHLQRSASITTDSYMRLPASPMSFSSNNISISGSSAVDCSSVVQQSTNQDPSSRDLLQNQLQQGASSATSLPTSRMGPVSLPNGPRGPGSFVLDPNHITQLQKKPRLDNKQEAIMQQQFLQQLLQRQDSMQLQNHNPQLQALIHQQRLRQQQQQQQQFLQSIPPVQRAHLLQQQEQQQQQQLRQQLQQQGVQPISSIKRPYDNAICSRRLMQYLYHQRQRPPDNAILYWRKFVAEYYSPRAKKRWCLSLYDNVGHHSLGVFPQSTVDAWQCDICGSKSGRGFEATFEVLPRLNEIKFGSGVIDELLFLDLPREFRFPSGIMVLEYGKAAQESVYEQIRVVREGQLRIVFAPDLKILSWEFCACRHEELLPRRLVAPQVNQLLQVAQKCQSTISESGSDGVSQQDLHANSNMVVIAGRQLARTLELQSLNDLGFSKRYVRCLQISEVVNSMKDLMDFCSEHKVGAIEGLKNYPPHTSAAKLQNHDMEQLATIQGLPTDRNTLSKLMAMNSGVNNQMTSNHQTLSGGALSGSVQAAMALTNYQNLLMRQNSMNSNTNPLQQEAPSSFNSSHQNPSSTFQGSTALLQGTMQNSPGNGFLNSQLPQQQQQQPQPRLPNSKGFPQQSHSQTPQGGHAMQQHMIQQLLHNMNNNTGGGTPQQSFPGKNVNGNVIRDGSGYGSNTSETTAASMIVAGSSAMVPSRSNSFKAASNSDSAAAATGGGNNSFNLKAPPDLPQNLHLSDEMVQDIAHEFTENGFFNSDLDDNMGFSWKA
- the LOC127796673 gene encoding probable transcriptional regulator SLK2 isoform X1, with amino-acid sequence MAPSRVAGGLVHSSSSSGIYFQGDEQSQGVGNSHLSSSFGNSSNSIPGLSDLGPASGDASNSVLNSAGSSGPSVGASSLVTDANSGLSGGPHLQRSASITTDSYMRLPASPMSFSSNNISISGSSAVDCSSVVQQSTNQDPSSRDLLQNQLQQGASSATSLPTSRMGPVSLPNGPRGPGSFVLDPNHITQLQKKPRLDNKQEAIMQQQFLQQLLQRQDSMQLQNHNPQLQALIHQQRLRQQQQQQQQFLQSIPPVQRAHLLQQQEQQQQQQLRQQLQQQGVQPISSIKRPYDNAICSRRLMQYLYHQRQRPPDNAILYWRKFVAEYYSPRAKKRWCLSLYDNVGHHSLGVFPQSTVDAWQCDICGSKSGRGFEATFEVLPRLNEIKFGSGVIDELLFLDLPREFRFPSGIMVLEYGKAAQESVYEQIRVVREGQLRIVFAPDLKILSWEFCACRHEELLPRRLVAPQVNQLLQVAQKCQSTISESGSDGVSQQDLHANSNMVVIAGRQLARTLELQSLNDLGFSKRYVRCLQISEVVNSMKDLMDFCSEHKVGAIEGLKNYPPHTSAAKLQNHDMEQLATIQGLPTDRNTLSKLMAMNSGVNNQMTSNHQTLSGGALSGSVQAAMALTNYQNLLMRQNSMNSNTNPLQQEAPSSFNSSHQNPSSTFQGSTALLQGTMQNSPGNGFLNSQLPQQQQQQPQPRLPNSKGFPQQSHSQTPQGGHAMQQHMIQQLLHNMNNNTGGGTPQQSFPGKNVNGNVIRDGSGYGSNTSETTAASMIVAGSSAMVPSRSNSFKAASNSDSAAAATGGGNNSFNLKAPPDLPQNLHLSDEMVQDIAHEFTENGFFNSDLDDNMGFSWKA